One Bradyrhizobium sp. CCGB12 genomic window carries:
- a CDS encoding di-heme-cytochrome C peroxidase has protein sequence MNDAASKPPFDPSIPVSPNNPCPFLRGLVGEGFVDGGTVPLNTLSQTIANASGETGLKKISARIQVRGVAMIANGLGHILKSIWSGAQLDALRGGPLDKRGAGSRILGVDGKVNEDEIARLASFGRTYTDPNTGSSEPGLNAAEIKSFMRDNLKRAGSAARWYYPLLMKFEWPILLKIIGKGKTDEERYLSVADVHTLFNERKFPDRINQRILSQPLLSACQLRFRWAVALTALVIGLGLVALVAVAEFPNQVRAMLPQKGVLVNLLPPPLPAVPETKAAYWLEQNWSLKDRHWFHHASQGTATFPVPYEWFVALEQPRLHLFSKPGMMKESAYLERFGFIPSPQSIQTDTATLRRFGYANVYETSQASDWSTRWTPAENVDGLPVGFARMTGVVDPATGRREEDKIGLTCAACHTGQIHYQGVDVRFDGGPAMTDLKKLELATGLSIAYTLYVPFRFQRFADRMLGAEASKTDRAALKQKLSTIGSFLIDWAKNYEKTIEGKKTWDGKEQQDTEEGFGRLDALNRIGNQVFSQDLALSGIKGFEKNLHAQDAPVSYPAIWTVPWFKFAQYDASIEQPLIRNAGEALGVTALLNLSDAYPEDRLWRSSVNIRTIGWIEDMLRGPDPFKPADPSSGPKFGGLLAPKWPSQILGDAWRLKPDRVERGRTIYTEMCSGCHLPAVDTPAFWSSKHWEPNGDSKVLNAVTIPLDEIKTDPEQSLVLSKRTVDVPGFLKVNTADLQKWWQCDIPTASSPTEMVYALGLMTVVDLVARKWMDDEKIPEAERAQMWNLARKNCLNPAPDPRYRARPLNGIWATAPYLHNGSVPSLYWLLKPASERPQKFCMGRRDYDPETVGFAVTANERCKSGETEFSATGPDGKPIQGNSVLGHSFERKQGEPKRPGVIGRMFKDDAERYDLIEYLKTL, from the coding sequence ATGAACGATGCCGCCTCGAAGCCTCCCTTCGATCCCTCGATCCCGGTCTCGCCGAACAATCCCTGCCCGTTCCTGCGCGGCCTCGTCGGCGAAGGCTTCGTCGATGGCGGCACCGTCCCGCTCAACACGCTGTCGCAGACCATCGCGAATGCGAGCGGCGAGACGGGGTTGAAGAAGATCTCGGCCCGCATCCAGGTCCGCGGTGTTGCGATGATCGCCAACGGTCTCGGTCACATCCTGAAGAGCATCTGGTCGGGCGCGCAGCTCGACGCGCTGCGCGGCGGCCCGCTCGACAAGCGCGGCGCCGGCTCGCGCATCCTCGGCGTCGACGGCAAAGTCAACGAGGACGAGATCGCGCGGCTCGCGAGCTTCGGCCGGACCTACACCGACCCGAACACCGGCAGCAGCGAGCCCGGCCTCAACGCCGCGGAAATCAAGAGCTTCATGCGCGACAACCTCAAGCGCGCCGGCAGCGCCGCACGCTGGTACTACCCGCTACTGATGAAGTTCGAATGGCCCATCCTCCTGAAGATCATCGGCAAGGGCAAGACGGACGAGGAGCGCTATCTCAGCGTGGCCGACGTGCACACGCTGTTCAACGAGCGCAAATTCCCCGACCGCATCAACCAGCGGATATTGTCGCAGCCGCTGCTGTCGGCCTGCCAACTCCGCTTTCGCTGGGCCGTCGCGCTCACGGCGCTCGTCATCGGCCTCGGTCTCGTCGCCCTCGTCGCGGTCGCCGAATTCCCCAACCAGGTTCGCGCCATGCTGCCGCAGAAGGGCGTCCTCGTGAATCTTCTGCCGCCGCCCTTGCCCGCGGTCCCGGAAACGAAGGCAGCTTACTGGCTCGAGCAAAACTGGTCGCTGAAGGACCGGCACTGGTTTCACCATGCCAGCCAGGGCACAGCGACTTTCCCGGTGCCCTATGAGTGGTTCGTGGCGCTGGAGCAGCCGCGCCTTCATCTGTTCTCAAAGCCGGGCATGATGAAGGAGAGCGCCTATCTCGAGCGCTTCGGCTTCATCCCGAGCCCGCAGTCGATCCAGACCGACACGGCGACGCTGCGCCGCTTCGGCTACGCCAATGTCTACGAGACGTCACAGGCCTCGGACTGGTCGACGAGATGGACGCCGGCGGAGAACGTCGACGGCCTGCCGGTCGGCTTCGCCCGGATGACCGGCGTGGTCGATCCAGCGACGGGCCGCCGCGAAGAGGACAAGATCGGGCTGACCTGCGCGGCCTGTCATACCGGCCAGATCCACTATCAGGGCGTCGACGTCCGCTTCGACGGTGGTCCGGCGATGACCGACCTCAAGAAGCTCGAGCTCGCGACCGGCCTGTCGATCGCCTACACGCTCTACGTCCCGTTCCGCTTCCAGCGCTTCGCCGATCGCATGCTTGGCGCCGAGGCCAGCAAGACGGACCGCGCCGCGCTCAAGCAGAAACTCAGCACGATCGGCAGCTTCCTGATCGACTGGGCCAAGAATTACGAGAAGACAATCGAGGGCAAGAAGACCTGGGACGGCAAGGAGCAGCAGGACACCGAGGAAGGGTTCGGCCGGCTCGACGCCCTCAACCGTATCGGCAACCAGGTCTTTTCGCAGGATCTCGCTCTGAGCGGGATCAAGGGATTCGAGAAGAACCTGCATGCCCAGGACGCGCCGGTCAGCTACCCCGCGATCTGGACCGTGCCGTGGTTCAAGTTCGCCCAGTACGACGCCTCGATCGAGCAGCCGCTGATCCGCAACGCCGGCGAAGCCCTCGGCGTGACCGCCCTGCTCAACCTGTCCGACGCCTATCCGGAGGACAGGCTGTGGCGCTCCTCGGTCAACATCAGGACAATCGGCTGGATCGAGGACATGCTGAGAGGCCCTGATCCGTTCAAGCCGGCCGATCCTTCGAGCGGTCCGAAGTTCGGCGGCCTGCTCGCGCCGAAATGGCCTTCGCAGATCCTCGGCGACGCATGGAGACTGAAGCCCGATCGCGTCGAGCGCGGCCGCACCATCTACACCGAGATGTGTTCGGGATGCCATTTGCCGGCCGTCGACACTCCGGCCTTCTGGTCGTCGAAGCATTGGGAGCCGAACGGCGACAGCAAGGTCCTGAACGCGGTGACGATCCCCCTCGACGAGATCAAGACGGATCCCGAACAGTCGCTCGTTCTCAGCAAGAGGACCGTCGATGTGCCCGGCTTCCTGAAGGTGAACACGGCCGACCTGCAGAAATGGTGGCAATGCGATATCCCGACCGCGAGTTCGCCGACCGAGATGGTCTATGCCCTCGGCCTCATGACGGTGGTCGATCTCGTCGCCCGCAAATGGATGGACGACGAGAAGATCCCGGAGGCCGAACGCGCGCAAATGTGGAATCTCGCGCGCAAGAACTGTCTCAATCCGGCGCCTGATCCGCGCTATCGCGCGCGGCCGCTGAACGGCATCTGGGCGACGGCGCCTTACCTGCACAACGGTTCGGTACCTTCGCTGTACTGGCTGCTGAAGCCGGCGAGCGAGCGTCCGCAAAAATTCTGCATGGGCCGCCGCGACTATGATCCCGAGACGGTCGGTTTCGCAGTCACCGCCAACGAGCGCTGCAAGTCGGGTGAAACGGAGTTCTCTGCGACGGGACCTGACGGCAAGCCGATCCAAGGCAACAGCGTGCTCGGCCATTCCTTCGAACGCAAGCAAGGCGAACCGAAACGCCCCGGCGTGATCGGTCGCATGTTCAAGGACGATGCCGAACGCTACGATCTGATCGAGTATCTGAAGACGCTGTGA
- a CDS encoding alpha/beta fold hydrolase, protein MTLVSIPSNPVPENVVSGTIKTPDGAELRFARWAPPAGRKGTVCVFTGRSEQIEKYFETVRDLRDRGFAVAMIDWRGQGHSSRRLRDPRKGYVRDFADFEVDVETFVQQVVLPDCPPPFFALAHSMGGTVLLRVAHAGKRWFDRMVLSAPMIDLPGRATSLPARMLLRTMRLLGQGGRYVPGGNDHITGLNPFINNPLTSDPVRYARNAAILEEDPTLGLASPTVAWADTAFRAMHTFKGMNYPSEIRQPILMLAASNDTVVSTAAIEEFAYHLRAGSHLVIAGAKHEILQEQDRYRSQFWAAFDAFVPGTPLFK, encoded by the coding sequence ATGACGCTGGTCTCGATCCCGTCCAATCCCGTCCCCGAAAACGTCGTCAGCGGTACCATCAAGACCCCCGATGGCGCCGAGCTGCGCTTTGCGCGCTGGGCGCCGCCGGCGGGCCGCAAGGGCACCGTCTGCGTCTTCACCGGGCGCAGCGAGCAGATCGAGAAATATTTCGAGACCGTGCGCGACCTGCGCGACCGCGGCTTTGCCGTGGCGATGATCGACTGGCGCGGGCAGGGCCATTCGTCGCGCCGCCTGCGCGATCCGCGCAAGGGCTATGTGCGCGACTTCGCCGATTTCGAGGTCGACGTCGAGACCTTCGTGCAGCAGGTTGTGTTGCCGGATTGCCCGCCGCCGTTCTTCGCGCTCGCCCATTCCATGGGGGGCACCGTGCTGCTGCGGGTGGCGCACGCCGGCAAGCGCTGGTTCGATCGCATGGTGCTGTCGGCGCCGATGATCGATCTGCCCGGCCGCGCTACGTCGCTTCCGGCGCGGATGCTGCTCAGGACGATGCGTCTGCTCGGGCAGGGCGGCCGCTATGTCCCCGGCGGCAACGACCACATCACCGGGCTCAATCCCTTCATCAACAATCCCCTGACCAGCGATCCCGTGCGCTATGCGCGCAATGCCGCGATCCTGGAGGAGGATCCGACGCTCGGGTTGGCGTCGCCGACGGTGGCCTGGGCCGATACAGCGTTCCGCGCGATGCACACCTTCAAGGGCATGAACTACCCCTCGGAGATCCGCCAGCCGATCTTGATGCTGGCGGCCTCCAACGACACCGTGGTCTCGACCGCGGCCATCGAGGAGTTCGCCTATCATTTGCGCGCCGGCTCCCATCTCGTGATTGCCGGCGCCAAGCACGAGATCCTGCAGGAGCAGGACCGCTACCGCTCCCAGTTCTGGGCCGCCTTCGACGCCTTCGTGCCCGGCACGCCGCTGTTCAAGTGA